The Candidatus Neptunochlamydia vexilliferae DNA window TCGGTTTACTAATGAGGTAGAGCTCGTTAGCATCGGTGTCTTGCATCCCTTTAGAGAAGTAGAAAATTTCTTTTTCCTTTTTGTAGAAGAGGTGGGTTTGGATACGAAGGGTGAGGGCTGTCCGAAGGGCTTGAGAAAGGTGTTTTGCCCCTTCAGGGCTAATGAGCTTTTTTGCTAGAAGGGTTTTGACCCCTAAAAGGGTCCCTTGGCTCTCTATTCCGTGGTAGAGAAGAAGTCCCCCGATTGCCATTTGTAGGGGACGGTACAGGTCTCTTTTGATATCGTAGGCCCGAATATCGATCCGATCATCGGTAAGGTAGGGTTTAAATTCTTCTGCATGCCCTTTTAGCATGCTCAAGGCTCTTTTTGTTCGCTCTTTGCTTCCTCGACTAAAAAAACTTCCCTCTCTTTTATCAAGCCATTTTGTGACTTCCTTGTAATAGGTTTTTAAAAGGTTTACGTCTCCCATGAAATAGCAGCCATGGGTCAGGGCGTTGACTAAAATAAGCTCTCCATCATGTTTTTGAAGCCATTCGGGGTTTTGGTAGGCGGCGAGTTCTTTGGGGGTTCCGATAAGCTCATAGACTCCTGGCTTTCCTAGGGGTGAGAGCCCCCCGATGTCCATACTAAAGCCTCCAGGGGTGAGGCTAATAGCTTCGCGCATTGAGCCGTCAGACTGTCTTTTGGGGCGGAGAATGTCCCATTTGGTCTCTCCAAGGTTGGTCACCCGCAGTTCAATAAGCTGACTGAGCTTTTTAAAATATTTTGTAACTTCAGGGGTATTTTTCCCGACGATGATCGCAAACTCCACATCGGAATAGGGACACATCTCATGTCTTGCCATCGAACCAAGTCCCATGATGTTAAAGCTTATGGGAGGCTTTTTGCGGGTGAGGTTAATGGAGCTTTCGATGATCTTAGACAGAAGTTCTTGGTATTGGTTTGTGAGGTAAGCTTGGATCTTTAGGACATCCTGGCCATTTCCTAAGTCTGTGCTTACTTGAGCTCTAATGGTTGCAAGTTTTTCTCGGAGTTTTTTTAAGTAGTTTCGGTGGTTACTGGGAGTTTTGACCTGAAATTTCGCTTCTAAAAAGAGTCCTTCTAGGGTCTCAAGCTTGGTAAACAGGTAATTTTGATAGGAGGGGTTGTTAGATGGGACAATTGCAAGAGCAGCGTTGAGTAGGTGGGCTCCCTTGATAACGTCTTCTTTTGCAAGAGCGATTGCTGCCATTTTTTCGAGGTAGAGGATTTGGGTTGCCACATCTTTGTTATCGTAGGCTTTTTCAAACTCCTTATAGTATTTTCCTTCAATGTCTTGGTTTGAAGAAGAAGAGGAGGAAGATGATGAAGAAAGGGTTGCATTTACCTCTTTTTTATAGGAGGGATTAAGGAAAAGGCGGAAAATAGCGTCTTGTCCCCACTTGAGGGCTATGTCGATGGGGGTGTCTCCATTTTTGTTGGCAATTTGGGTGTCTCCTTTTTTGCCTAGAAGGAGGCGGGCGCTTTCGAAATGGCCATGCTTTGCTGCCCAATGAAGGGGGGTATAATCGTAGGTGTTTTTGGCATTGGGATTGGCCCCTGCTGCAAGGAGGGTTTTAACAACTTGGGGTTTGGGATCTCCCCACATGGCGCGATGGAGAGGGGCTTTCCCATCGCTGTCTCCTTGGACTAAGGATTGGGGCGCGGTTTTGAGAAAAAATTGGACGAGAGGTAAATGGCCACGGAAAGCTGCAAGATGAAGGGGGCTTTCTTTGGAGGAGGTAAGGGCAGAGGGGCTTGCCCCTTTTTTAACGAGGAGTTTTACAGCGTCTAGGTGGTTTTGATTGGTCGCAAGGTGGAGAGGAGTCCTTCCCTCTAGGTCTTTCTTCTCTATTGGAAGCCCTAACTGAAGAAGGGCTTCGACGTTGGCGGTTTTTCCTGCTTGGGCAGCAAGGTGGAGGAGGTTTTGTTTTCGGCTGTTTAGGGCATCTAAAGGGATTTTGTGGGCTTTTAAAAAGTGGAGGGCTTGAGGAGGCCCTTTTTGTGCGAGCTCTTGGGTAACGGCTGGAGAGATCGCTGCTTTAAAAGCGGTCAGGGTTTCTGCTAAGGAAAGATCGCCATGCAAAAGAGCTTTTTGTAGAAGAGTCGTGTAGTGGTTAGGTTTGAGTGGTAAACACTTTCCTCCAATGGAGTAAGAGAGATCTCTGTCATGCTTTTGGGCATATTCAATTAAGGGCTTTAGGGAAGAGGCTTGAAAGGAGCCCTGCTTAAGAATGAGATGAAGCTTAGGCTTTTCATTCATGAGTTTGATCAGACCGCTGTGGGAAAGGGCTTGCCCTTTCCCAAGGGTGAGGGTCTGAAGGTTTTGAGCGCGGATAAGTGTAGTAGAGAGTTTTGCTTCTGGGACTTGAATTCCACTTAGAGAAAGGGAAGGGGTCTTGGGAAAAACCTCAAGGATCTTTCGTAGTAGCCGTTCTTGCTTTTTAGCGGAGAGCTTTGGCATCACCCCATCTAGGAAGAACTCAAGAACTTTGTCTAGAGACTCATTTTGTACCTTTTCCTGAGGAGGGATTTTGACTTTAGGAAGAAGGGTTTCAAAGCAGGGAGGGTTTTTCTGTGAAAAAAGCATCTCTTGCCCTTTTAGTGGGGCTCCCTTTGCTTTTTTGAGGATGATTTCATAGGCATCACAGACAAGAGGATAGAGAGACTGGAAAAGTTTCTTGTGGGTGATTTTTGGATCGTCTTGAAGGGCTTTTTGGACTTTTGTGATCGCTTCATAGAGGGTGACAAGTTCAGAAAGGGGGAGCTGTATCGGAAGGGAAAGTCCTCTAGAGTCTTTAGGGGAAAAAGCGCCTTGTTTCAACATCGAGGTGTATTTGTCATTGTACTTGCTAAGGGCTCCTAACCAGTCGATTAAAAGGGTTTCCGGAGAGATTTTGAGGAATTCCTCAGCAAATTTGGCGTTCACCTGTTTTTTCATATTGGGAAGGAGAAAAAGGGTGGTTCTAAGCAAGACCAGGTGTTCTTTTGACGGGGTGGCTTTTATGGGGGAGACCAAAGCCCCATCGTTGTCGATCCCTATAATGTTTCTTCCATTACCTTTTTTGCTTGTGATGATATAATTGTCTGCGCGTCCATCATCAGGTCTGGTAAGGAGGGCCAAAATAACAATGGCGCTATAGTGGTAGGGATCTAACTCATCTAAGTTGGGGGATCCCTTTAGAAAATCATAAAAGGAGGTTCCTTCAACACCGAGATTAACTTGAGCGGGGTAGCTGACTCTTTTTTGAGCAAACGGGTAGTTTTTTTTCTTATCGGGGTTTTGTGTAAAAAAAGAGGCGTCGCTTTTTCCTTCCAGGATAAACTCTTTTCTCAAGGGGTGGCCATAACTTCTCTCATCAAAGGGATCGAGGACAAGCAGGTTACTGAGGTTCAGAAGTAAAGAAGGAGAGGAGCCTAACCCACAAATGAACTTGTTAAAAGCGTCGATCGCATATTCGTACCCAGGGTTTAGGGGGTTTTTATACTCTCTTTTGATGAAGGCTTTGCCAGCTTTTTGCAACGCACTTGCTCCAAAGGTATTGATTCTTACCGTTTGTGTATAGCGGGTTAAGGAGCTGAGCTGTCGTCCTTTTTTTTGGGGAAGCTCTAAACAGGTCACCTGACCATGCAAATATCCAAAGATGCGGGCGGGCCCTTTAAGCTTCTCTCTTCGTTTCCTCCCTTTTTCTTGGCAGACCCCCTTAATGTAGTGTTGGTAAACCTGAGTCACTTTTTCAAGGTCTGTCTTGATGGGAGACTGAGGGTTTTGTTTGGTAAACTGTGTCAAATGGTCGATGAGCTTGGTGAGATTGATGAAAAGGGGTGATTGAGGGGTGAGCTTTTCTCCATCAAATGTCTTGAGTGGTTTTTTTTCAAACAGAATGAGCTTTTCTGGGAAGGTAATATCAGAGAAAAAGGGGGGCGGGTTTTCAACCGTTTTAATCCTTTGAATAAGAGGGAAAAAAGAGGATTTTTTATGGGGGATGTTAGTGATTTCTTCTTCGAGGTTGACTTCATGAAGAAGGTAGT harbors:
- a CDS encoding tetratricopeptide repeat protein; this encodes MAISNQARSSNYLLHEVNLEEEITNIPHKKSSFFPLIQRIKTVENPPPFFSDITFPEKLILFEKKPLKTFDGEKLTPQSPLFINLTKLIDHLTQFTKQNPQSPIKTDLEKVTQVYQHYIKGVCQEKGRKRREKLKGPARIFGYLHGQVTCLELPQKKGRQLSSLTRYTQTVRINTFGASALQKAGKAFIKREYKNPLNPGYEYAIDAFNKFICGLGSSPSLLLNLSNLLVLDPFDERSYGHPLRKEFILEGKSDASFFTQNPDKKKNYPFAQKRVSYPAQVNLGVEGTSFYDFLKGSPNLDELDPYHYSAIVILALLTRPDDGRADNYIITSKKGNGRNIIGIDNDGALVSPIKATPSKEHLVLLRTTLFLLPNMKKQVNAKFAEEFLKISPETLLIDWLGALSKYNDKYTSMLKQGAFSPKDSRGLSLPIQLPLSELVTLYEAITKVQKALQDDPKITHKKLFQSLYPLVCDAYEIILKKAKGAPLKGQEMLFSQKNPPCFETLLPKVKIPPQEKVQNESLDKVLEFFLDGVMPKLSAKKQERLLRKILEVFPKTPSLSLSGIQVPEAKLSTTLIRAQNLQTLTLGKGQALSHSGLIKLMNEKPKLHLILKQGSFQASSLKPLIEYAQKHDRDLSYSIGGKCLPLKPNHYTTLLQKALLHGDLSLAETLTAFKAAISPAVTQELAQKGPPQALHFLKAHKIPLDALNSRKQNLLHLAAQAGKTANVEALLQLGLPIEKKDLEGRTPLHLATNQNHLDAVKLLVKKGASPSALTSSKESPLHLAAFRGHLPLVQFFLKTAPQSLVQGDSDGKAPLHRAMWGDPKPQVVKTLLAAGANPNAKNTYDYTPLHWAAKHGHFESARLLLGKKGDTQIANKNGDTPIDIALKWGQDAIFRLFLNPSYKKEVNATLSSSSSSSSSSNQDIEGKYYKEFEKAYDNKDVATQILYLEKMAAIALAKEDVIKGAHLLNAALAIVPSNNPSYQNYLFTKLETLEGLFLEAKFQVKTPSNHRNYLKKLREKLATIRAQVSTDLGNGQDVLKIQAYLTNQYQELLSKIIESSINLTRKKPPISFNIMGLGSMARHEMCPYSDVEFAIIVGKNTPEVTKYFKKLSQLIELRVTNLGETKWDILRPKRQSDGSMREAISLTPGGFSMDIGGLSPLGKPGVYELIGTPKELAAYQNPEWLQKHDGELILVNALTHGCYFMGDVNLLKTYYKEVTKWLDKREGSFFSRGSKERTKRALSMLKGHAEEFKPYLTDDRIDIRAYDIKRDLYRPLQMAIGGLLLYHGIESQGTLLGVKTLLAKKLISPEGAKHLSQALRTALTLRIQTHLFYKKEKEIFYFSKGMQDTDANELYLISKPNTILDIYRVLVPLNKAIKAFVQNPQTTFKNLSFYDKTLGTLDHSAEENLQYDKAEASYIQAVALNPNDITALHHLGHMKQTLGKVNDALAHTQENLRLLKQKHKAAPHPDVATALNNLGNAYKALGETEKAIDHYKQALAIDRKLYGNKPHPSIARGLNNLGGAYQDLGEMEKAIDHYNQALAIDRKLYGNKPHPSIATRLNNLGMAYNDLGETQKAIDRYNEALAIFRKLYGNKPHRSIAICLNNLGAAYNGLGETEKAIDHYKQALAIARKLYGNKPHPDIATDLNNLGGAYQDLGETEKAIDHYKQALAIFRKLYSTMLHPSIALCLNNLGAAYKDLGETQKAIAFYNQALVIDRKLYGNKPHPSIAADLNNLGAAYQTLGETEKAIDHFNQALAMDRKLYGNKPHPDIATRLSNLGSAYDALKQYGKAKDHFVQAHMLFVKVYGPNHPHTKVVKGWLDAVERKLSSSGSSSSSSSTQK